GACCCCGATGCGAATGAAGGCGTTCATGATGCCCCACACCGTTCCGAACAGCCCGATGAAGGGAGTCGCGGAAGCGATGCTCGACAGCGTCGGCATCAGCGTCGAGGCCCGTTGCTGCTCCGAGGCGATGGCGCGCTTGGCCACCGCCATCAGCAGATCGGCCGAGAGATTGGGCATGTGGTGGCGTTTAGCCAGCTCGAGGACCACCCGCCCGCCCGGGGAGTCCCGGTGTTTGAGCGCGAGGGCGATCAGATCCGAAGAGCCCGCGGCTCGCTCCGACTCCAGCTCGAACTTGTGCTGAGCGGACTGCAAGCGCCGAAGCTGCATCGATTTCAGCAGCCAGATCACCCACACACCGGTGGCTGCGACGATGAGGATCAAGAGCACCACCAGCACGATGCCGGACGAGCCGAGCATCAGCTTGATGGGGTTGAGCTGTA
The genomic region above belongs to Myxococcales bacterium and contains:
- a CDS encoding MotA/TolQ/ExbB proton channel family protein; translation: MLLAAPTADVQLNPIKLMLGSSGIVLVVLLILIVAATGVWVIWLLKSMQLRRLQSAQHKFELESERAAGSSDLIALALKHRDSPGGRVVLELAKRHHMPNLSADLLMAVAKRAIASEQQRASTLMPTLSSIASATPFIGLFGTVWGIMNAFIRIGVEKSASLPVVAPAIGEALIATAFGLVAAIPALIGFNYVDKRIGDLIEELTASSETWAQILAADPGGPTSAMPLVKESNRPPGPQGARARG